A single region of the Pseudomonas granadensis genome encodes:
- the cueR gene encoding Cu(I)-responsive transcriptional regulator, translating to MNIGQAARQSGLSAKMIRYYESIGLLKAAHRTDAGYRVYGSDDLHTLAFIKRSRDLGFSLEEVGKLLTLWQDRQRASADVKALARQHIDELNQKIRELGELRDTLQDLVEHCSGDQRPDCPILKELASGCCAQPARA from the coding sequence ATGAACATCGGCCAAGCGGCCCGGCAGAGTGGCCTCAGCGCAAAAATGATCCGCTATTACGAGTCGATCGGGTTGCTCAAAGCGGCCCATCGTACCGACGCCGGTTACCGCGTCTACGGTAGCGATGACTTGCACACCCTGGCGTTCATCAAGCGCTCGCGGGACCTGGGTTTTTCGCTCGAAGAAGTCGGCAAGCTGCTGACCCTGTGGCAGGACCGCCAGCGCGCCAGCGCCGATGTGAAGGCCCTGGCGCGCCAGCACATCGACGAGCTGAATCAGAAGATCCGCGAGCTGGGCGAGTTGCGCGACACCCTGCAGGATCTGGTCGAACACTGCAGCGGCGACCAGCGCCCCGACTGCCCGATTCTCAAGGAACTGGCGTCGGGCTGCTGCGCGCAACCCGCGCGCGCCTGA
- a CDS encoding MFS transporter has protein sequence MPTPRNLQLIVSARLISDFGAFLNMVALATYVYLLSNSAMSVGIFLASRVGGGIFASLIGTAFYRRCSGRVPLIAFDLLRASALALLLIVPVGQQLLLLPLIAFVLGFGNSMFAIGVNSQLPRLIEPAQLLKANAWITSASSAAMVGGSLVSGLLVAGFGFATVFALNALTYVLAALVIVPLRFAATTVDQAPERGEWSALKKGLRGAPVVAAMLAVTMADTLGSAAHNVGFPIISKLLTPESASTTLGQALAVWACGKLLGARIASHFKTTGNSDLQRRYFLGVAVMSCGFILMFQQHSLYGLLLFALPAGLGDGISEVSLMSRLQREPESLRLPIFSVLTLLQMTGFGIGMLIAAPFYEGWTPGAVVMLFHGIPLGTLLGLKVLALRRARVARSSPTPVP, from the coding sequence GTGCCCACCCCCCGCAATCTCCAGCTGATCGTCAGTGCGCGGCTGATCTCCGATTTCGGCGCTTTCCTCAACATGGTCGCGTTGGCCACTTACGTCTACCTGCTGAGCAACAGCGCCATGAGCGTCGGCATCTTCCTCGCCAGCCGCGTCGGCGGCGGGATTTTTGCCAGCCTGATCGGCACCGCGTTCTACCGCCGCTGCAGCGGCCGTGTGCCGTTGATCGCTTTCGACCTGCTGCGCGCCAGTGCATTGGCGTTGCTGCTGATTGTGCCGGTCGGCCAACAATTGCTGCTGCTACCGCTGATTGCCTTCGTACTGGGCTTTGGCAATTCGATGTTTGCAATCGGCGTGAACAGCCAGCTCCCGCGCTTGATCGAGCCGGCGCAGTTGCTCAAGGCCAATGCCTGGATCACTTCAGCCTCGTCGGCGGCAATGGTCGGCGGCAGTCTGGTGTCGGGATTGCTGGTGGCGGGGTTTGGTTTTGCAACGGTGTTCGCCCTGAATGCGCTGACCTATGTACTGGCCGCGCTGGTGATTGTGCCGCTGCGTTTTGCCGCCACGACGGTCGACCAAGCACCCGAACGCGGCGAATGGTCCGCACTCAAAAAAGGTCTGCGCGGTGCCCCGGTGGTCGCGGCGATGCTCGCGGTGACCATGGCCGATACCCTCGGCAGCGCCGCGCACAACGTCGGCTTCCCGATCATTTCGAAACTGCTCACGCCGGAGTCGGCCAGCACCACCCTGGGCCAGGCACTGGCGGTGTGGGCCTGCGGCAAGTTGCTCGGTGCGCGTATCGCCAGTCACTTCAAGACTACGGGCAACAGCGATTTGCAGCGTCGATATTTCCTCGGCGTGGCCGTGATGTCCTGTGGGTTCATCCTGATGTTCCAGCAGCACAGCCTGTATGGCTTGCTGTTGTTTGCCCTGCCGGCCGGCCTCGGTGACGGGATTTCCGAAGTCAGCCTGATGTCGCGCCTGCAACGCGAGCCCGAGTCACTGCGCCTGCCGATCTTCAGCGTCCTCACTCTGCTGCAAATGACCGGTTTCGGCATCGGTATGCTCATTGCCGCACCGTTCTATGAAGGGTGGACGCCGGGCGCCGTGGTCATGCTGTTCCATGGCATTCCCCTCGGCACGCTGCTTGGGCTGAAGGTGTTGGCGCTCAGGCGCGCGCGGGTTGCGCGCAGCAGCCCGACGCCAGTTCCTTGA